The DNA region GGGCGCTGTCGCTGATGACGAAGCTGCGGCAGAGGGTGCGGCCATGCTGGACCTGCAGCAGCTGGCGCAGGTCGCTGATGCACAGCTTGCGAGTCTCGGCCCCTTCGCCGCGACCGCGCAATTCCCATTCGCCGGTTTCCAGCGTGCGCAACGCCTGGGGCGCAGGGACCGCCGGGGCCGTCGCCGCCAGCGCCATCGTGCCGATCGTCGCCGCCATCATCGCAATCGCGCCGAGCGCGTATCGTTCCGCCCTCTTCATCGTTCCGCCCGATCCCGTATCATAGTGCCACCGCGCCCATGGCGATGGCTATCTGCCGCTCATGCCAATCAATTGCGGCATTTTCATAGCGCAAGCGGCGCGTCCTGCCCCATTTACAAATAACGTTAGCGAAACGTTCTTCGCATCAATGCGCGACGAAGCTGTCCAGCGCGAGGGGGAAGAGGCGCGAGCAGAAGGCGCAATCCACGCCGATCACGCCATGTTCGTCCGCCATGTCCGCGCGTTCGCTGGCCGGGAAACGGCCGATCACGTCGCGAATATGGGTGAGGTCGCAGCGGCATCCTTTCGCCAGCGGGGTCGGTTCGACCACGCGCACTTCCTCTTCCTCATGGAACAGGCGCCAGACGATGTCGGTCAGCGGCAGGGCGTCGTCGGTCAGTTCATCGGCCTTGAGCGTCTGGGCCAGCGCCTGCACATGCTCCCATTCCGGATGATCGTGGCGGACATGCAACCGCTCGCGCCCGACCTCCCCCTCCGGCAGATGCTGGAGCAGCATACCGGCCGCGACGCAGCCTTCGCCCTTGTCGTGCCGGGTGTCGATCTGGATGATGCTGGGGATTTGTTCGGACTGGAAGAAATAATGTTCGGCGGCTTCGGCCAGCGATTCGCCCTCCAGCGGCACGATGCCCTGATAGCGTTCGCCCGACACCGACTGGTCGAAGGTGATCGCCAGATAGCCCTTGCCGAACAGCCCGAACAAGGTCGGGTCCGCGCCCTGTTCGGCCAGGCGATCGGCATCGAACTTGGCATAGCCGCGCACGTCGCCATCCTTATAGTCGGCGACCAGCAGGCTGACGACGCCATGTTCGGTCTGCGCCTGCAGCGTCAGTTGGCCGTTCGCCTGCTTCAATGTGCTGCCCAGCAGGGCCGCCAGCACCAGCGCGGAGGCGAGCAGCCGCTCGATCGGGGGGGATAGGCATGGGCGGCCAGCACCTGGTCGAGCACCGGACCCAGCCGCACGAGGCGACCGCGGGCATGGCGCGCGGGGATGGTGAAGCCAAGAGCCTGGTCGATATGGGTGGAGGCAGACATGCTGTGCTTTCTCCCCTCCCGCTGGCGGAAGAGGCGGGAAATGGGTGTATAGTGCGAAGGGGAGGACCATGCCCTCCCCCACCCCGTCCCGCAAGCGCGGGGGGAACCGACCATATAGGGGCGGGCTACAGCTTTCCAAGCGCCCAGAGCAGCACCGATTTCTGCGCATGGAGGCGGTTTTCCGCCTTGTCCCAGATCAGCGACTGGGGTCCGTCGATCACCGCGTCCACCACTTCCTCGCCGCGATGGGCGGGCAGGCAGTGGAGGAATTTGGCGTCCGGCCTTGCCTGCGCCATTAGCTCCGGCGTCACC from Sphingobium sp. HWE2-09 includes:
- a CDS encoding DUF3617 domain-containing protein codes for the protein MKRAERYALGAIAMMAATIGTMALAATAPAVPAPQALRTLETGEWELRGRGEGAETRKLCISDLRQLLQVQHGRTLCRSFVISDSAHAITVTYDCAAAGNGRTDLRVETTKLVQIRSQGIANGAPFAFTAEGRRVGDCS